The DNA segment CGCTGATATAATAACGGTGCACTATTTGATATTTTGAGATCTAAAAGATTGCGCCCATAGCTCAATGGCTCCGACGCTTTAATAATGTATTAAAGGTCGGAGTCCCGACTTTCCATTTTTTTAGCTGAGAACGTCGGGAATAGAGCATTTGGCTTCGGATTTTAATAGGACTTTATGCGCCCATAGCTCAATGGATAGAGCATTTGGCTTCGGACCAAAGGGTTGGGGGTTCGACTCCCTCTGGGCGCGTTTAATTTCTGATAGGCCCTTTAAAAAGGTTTGATACGCTCCGTGTCCATAAACGAATATTTCAAAAATCCTTCCGTTATTAAAAAATGTGTCCTGCTGGTTTTTCTCCTTTCCCTTGTTGCTTCTGTTTGTTTAACGGTCTCTGTCTGGGATATTAATTTCTGGCCAACGGATGCGGAAGCCTATTATTTACCCGCGGCAACAAAGCTATTTTCGCTTTCGCATATTTCTCAAATGCATGAAGCATTGGATGAGGCCCGTACGAAATGGCTTCATGGAAAAGAAATATTTATCTTAGCTTCCGCGGCTTTCCAGAGACTGTTGAGCGATGAAACGACTTTACGGCCGCTGATCTTGGTTTGTATTTTCGCCGTAGGGCTATCGTCCATTTTAGTGTTTTTTGTGACGAGGTTTTACTGGGGAACTTTGGTGGGCCTCGCTTGTTTCTTTATTTTTACGACGTGTTTTTGGCCTTATCAATATGTTCTTTTTGTTAAGCATCAGCCCTTAGGGCTGTTTTTCTTTTTATTGTCAGTCTTTTTATTGCAACAAGCCGGCCGGAGGAATATTTTCTATGTTTTTTCCGGCGCATCCTTGTGCCTAGCTATTTATTCCTCCACAGTTTCCAGTCTTTATATCCCGTATTATCTCGCAGTTCTCTTTCTTATTATTAGGGAAGACAGAACAAGGGTGCTGCTTAAAACAATTTTAGGTATTGGCGGTTTCCTTTGCGTATTTTTCTACGTTAATTATCCCGATATGATCGGCAATATCAAAAGTTATTGGGAATACGTTCAGATCAGCAGTTCGTACAATCATTTTTATTATAATCAGCCTGTTTTGCGTCAATGGATCGAGCATCCCGACGGAAATGTACGCGGAGGCTGGCCTTGGATCATAAAATATTTTCTTTTGATCATGCCGGTGCTTTTCCCCCTTTTTATCTTTTGCGTAGGGTATCTTATTAAAAATATTTTTTCTACCAAGAAACTTTCATCTCGTTTTGCCATCGCGGGATTGATCTTGCTGAGCGTTTCAGGATTAGTGTTAGCTGAAGTAAAACAAGTAGCTCAATACGGTGCGAATTATTTTTCATTTTTGGTCGGGATCATCATGCTCACAGGGTATTCGCTTTTTATTTTCTTGCAAAGCGAATGGTTTAAAAAAGCTTCGATTAATTCTAGGCGGCTTGTTTTTTCTTTGCTTGTCCTTGTTTTTATCACGAATTGTTTTATTAATGCTTATCTTTACTTCGGCGATGTTTATCCTTCGCGAATGGCCACGACATTTTTATCCCGCGAGATCAAGAAGCGCGGCATTGCTGAAGTTTATACCTATGCCAAGCATCCGTATAAATACAATATGGTGGATTGCCTTGATCCGGCGCTTTTAAAAGAGTTAAGGTTTGTTCGTATGGCGAACATTTCTCAGCCGCAAGCCGGCGTTATCTTGATGCCGCCAGTGACCGGAAAATCTATTTATCGGGACATTAACCGTAATACGTATAATGATTTTGATGAAGATATTTTCTTAAATGAGCTTTGGCGAAAAGGGAACTTTTATGATTATGTCCTTGCTTCATTTCCGACGCTGTCATCTAGCCGTATCTGGCCTCACGAGGAAGAAGTTTTGAGCTATAAATATTTGATGCTAGGCCAGATCGGCCAAGAAGATCTGGACAAGGGAAGAGTTTGGCTGTTGGATGCTAAAAGAATCTATGAAGATCAGAAGGAAAATATTCCGTCCGCGGAATTCGTTCATTTGGTGCGTGACGGAGTACGCAATATCGGAACTCAAAAGGCTCTTTACATGTTTGAAGGGAATAAGCAGCGCGTTGCCAAGCCGGTTTCCATGGACAATCTTTCACTGCGGATCTATAAAGTTGGTAATCCTAAGGATAGTTTAGTGGCGTATCTTTACGGGATTGAAAAAGAACAGCCCGTTTGGATCCCGTCCGGCAAGCATTATGCCTCTTATCCGGTGCCGGCAGTAGACATTGCCGCTGATCCTTTTGGAGCATCGGTTCAATTTCGATTTCCTGAAGCCCTAGCTTTAGAGCCCGGGCCGTATAATTTAGTTGTTTATCGCACGGGGGCACTCGACGACAGCAATTTTTATCGTATTTACATCAATGAATAAGGATTTTTAGCTAAATTTAAGCAAATTATCTTTACAAGAATTATGAATTCTTATATGATGGCAACGTGTCTTAGCATTGATCGCCTCATTGACGAGTACTTTCCTTATAATACGTAGTTCCTAGATAGAAAGCTTTATTTTTCATGTTGTCGCACGTTGATACGCCGCTAAAACAAACGCCTCTTTATTCCGCACATATTGATCTTGGCGCAAAAGTTGTTCCGTTCGCCGGATGGCAAATGCCTGTTTCGTATCCTTCTGGGATCTTATCTGAATGCCAACAAACCAGGACCTTGGCCAGCCTTTTCGATACTTGCCATATGGGCGAATTTCTAGTGGAAGGCGACTGTTTTCAAAGCGGTTTGGATGCTTTGGTAACTGCCAGTATCAACGATATGCCGGTTAAAACCTGCCGCTATGCGGTAACGCTTAATGACAACGGCGGTATTATTGATGACCTGATCGTTTATCGGCTTGCGCCAGACCAATGGATGATCGTTGTCAACGCCGGCAATATTGATAAAGATGAAAAACATTTCTTGAGCCATCTAAAGAGTGAGAAATCTTTTAAAAATATTTCTCCCGAAACCGGAAAGCTCGATATTCAAGGACCCTTAGCCCGAGAGATCTTAAAAGATATGGTGAAGGGAATTGAAAAGCTTAATTATTATTCGTTTGATCATTTTGACGTTTTAGGAGAACGCTGCATTGTCAGTCGAACGGGCTATACGGGCGAATTAGGGTTTGAAATTTATTTTCCCCGGCATAAAATTAATATTCTCTGGGAGCGGCTTTTAGAAAATAAAAATATTAAACCCGCGGGTTTAGGCGCTCGCGATATCCTAAGAGTAGAGATGGGCTATAGCCTTTACGGGCAAGATCTCGATGACGCTATTTTGCCTTTAGAAGCAGGATTAGATAAATTTGTGGATCTCAGTAAAGATTTCTGCGGTAAAGACGGCCTTTTGAAAGAAAAACAGTCCGGAATAAGAAGAAAAATGATCTATTTTTGCTCGGAAAGCCGTCGGGCGCCGCGCCATCATCATAAAATATTCCAAGAAGATGGTCGGGAAATCGGTTTTGTGACCAGCGGAACTTTTTCTCCGTTCTTGCAAAAAGGAATTGGTTTCGCTTTGATCGATCGCGCTATTGACCTCAAAGGACAACCAATATTTTTCGGCGATGAAAAAAACAAAATTGCCGCTCAGTTGGCAGGAAGGCCATTTTATAAAAAAGGAACGTTAAAAATTTAACTTAAAGATCCCGGAATTTGCGGGCAAGCGGAGGATAACGATGGAAGTTATGAAGCATTATTTTTATACCAAGGAACATGAGTGGATCAATATTGACGGTGAAACAGCATATGTCGGGATCACCGAATACGCTCAGTCGGCTTTAGGTGATATTACTTTTGTTGAATTGCCTAAAGTGGATAGCGAGGTAGAACAATTTGAGCGTTTGGCGGCGGTTGAATCCGTTAAAGCGGCCAGTGATATTTTTTCGCCGATGTCAGGCAAGGTTATTGAAGTAAACACTGCTCTTGATTCAAAGCCGGAGTTGATCAATAAATCTTGTTTTGAGAATGGGTGGATCGCAAAAATTGAATTAGCGGATGAGGAAGAAAAATCCAATCTTATGACGGCTGCTGAATACGAAAAATTCTTAGAAGGCCTAGAAGAGTGAACCCCTATATTGCCAATACCGACGAAGAAGTAAAATTGATGCTTGAAGCCGTTGGCGTTAAGTCTATCGACGGACTTTTTGCGGACATCAAGCCTCATCACCGTCCTAAGTCGTTCAATATTCCCCAGGGAAAATCCGAATTTGAAGTTCTGGAATATATCAATCATTTAGCCAAGAAAAATGCGGACGACCTTACGCTTTTTATCGGCGGTGGTTATTACGATCATTACACGCCAGCGGCAATTAGCGCTCTTATTTCCCGAGGAGAATTTTATACAGCCTATACGCCCTATCAGCCGGAATGTTCGCAAGGGACACTGCAGGCCCTTTATGAATATCAAAGTTGCATTTGCGCCTTAACGGAGATGGAAGTCTCCAATGCTTCTTTGTACGACGGAGGAACGGCTCTTTATGAAGCCATGATGATGGCTTTGCGTGTGACCGGACGAAATAAAGTGATCGTAGATGGCGGGGTTAGCCCAATTTATCGGAAGATCATCAAAACCTACACTAGCAATTTAAATATTGAATTTAAAGAAACGCCTGTTGTCCACGGACAAAGCGACCGCAGTGAAATAACAAAACTTTTAGATGATAAAACCGCGGCAGTTATTTTACAGAATCCGAATTTCTTTGGCGCCATTGATGATCATTCGGATATTGCGCAAAAAGCGCACACGTGCGGGGCGCTGGTGATCGAAAGCGTTTATCCGGTTTCTCTTGGTATCCTTAAAACACCCGGAGAGATGGGTGTGGATATCGTAACCGGAGAAGGGCAAAGCTTAGGATTGTCGCTTAATTTTGGCGGGCCTTATTTGGGATTTATGGCAACGCGTCGGGAATTTGTCCGAAAGATGCCGGGACGAATTGTTGGCCAGACGGTCGATTCGAAAGGCCGGCGTTGTTTTGTCAATACTTTACAAGCCAGAGAACAGCATATCCGACGGGAAAAAGCCATGTCAAACATCTGCACCAATGTGGCTTTGTGCGCGACTCAGTCATTGATGTTCATGTCGCTTTTAGGAAAACAAGGATTAAAGGAATTGGCTCAGCTTAATTTAGACAAAGCCGAGTTTGCCCGCCAGGTGATCGGAAAGATCAAAGGCGTTGAAGTCAAAAAAAGTTCCCCGACATTTAATGAGTTTTGCGTTTTTTTACCCCAAGATGCTTCTAAAGTTGTGGCGGCTATGATTAAAAAGGGGTTTGCGGCCGGTTTTCCATTGGGCCGTTATTATCCGGGCATGGAAAACTATTTATTAGTGGCGGTCACCGAAAAACGCACCAAAGAGGAAATTGAGAAATTCGCGCAAAATTTAAAGGATGTCCTATGGAATTGATTTTTGAAAAAAGCGTGACGGGTCACAGAGGATTTAGAGTTTCCAATTCCGATGTTGGAGTGCAGGCCCATTTGCCGGCACAATATTTGCGCGTGAAAGATTCCCAGCTTCCAGAAGTGACTGAACTTGATTGCGTAAGGCACTTTACGCTGCTATCCCAGCTTAATTTTTCCGTCGATACGCAGTTTTATCCTTTGGGCTCATGCACTATGAAATATAATCCAAAGTTTACGGAAAAAGCGGCCAGTCTTTCCGGATTTGCCAATTTGCATCCGCTTTTACCGCAGTTAAAGGGCGGTGAATTATTTACTCAGGGTGCTTTAGAAGTTTTGTATGAAATGGATATATTATTAAGCGAAATCACCGGCATGGATGATTTTACTATGCAGCCGCTCGCCGGAGCGCACGGAGAATTGACCGGAGTTATGTTGATGGCGGCGTATCATCGTGCCAAAGGCAATAAGAAAAAATACATTATTATTCCTGATTCCGCGCACGGAACTAATCCGGCATCCGCCGCGATCGCCGGTTATGAGATCATTTCCATTCCATCCGATAAAAACGGGCTGATGGATATTGTGAAGCTCAAAGAAAAGTTAAATGCGGATGTGGCCGGTGTGATGTTGACGTGCCCTGACACTTTAGGTATTTTTAATCCGGATATCGATAAGATCACCAAAATGGTTCACGATGTGGATGGATTAGTTTACTATGACGGAGCTAATCTCAATCCGATCTTAGGGCGGTGCCGTCCGGGCGATGTCGGATTTGATATCATGCATATTAATTTGCATAAAACATTCAGCACGCCTCATGGTGGCGGCGGCCCCGGATCCGGCCCTGTTGGCGTTAAAAAGAAGATTTCCGCATTTTTACCTATTTCGCGCGTTGTCAAAAGAGACGACGGTGCGTTCGCGCTTGATTACGACTTTCCTGATTCCATCGGATATATCGCATCTTTTTACGGAAATTTTGGGCTTATCTTAAGAGCGTTCGCGTATATCTTGATGCTTGGCAAAGAAGGCCTTTTAGAGACAGCCAATCACGCGGTTTTAAACGCGAATTATATTCGAAGCAAGTTAAAACAATATTATCATCTTCCTTTTGACCGCATCTGTATGCACGAATGCGTTTTTTCGGCTTTGCGGCAGGCTGAAAAAGGCGTGCATGCTATTGATATCGCGAAATTTTTGATCGATAAAGGCATCCACCCTCCGACAGTTTATTTTCCTCTCATTGTCAAGGAAGCGGTTATGATCGAACCGACCGAAACAGAATCAAAGAAAACCATGGATCATTTTATTGCCACAATGATCGAAGCAGCTCAGCTGGTTGAAAAAGATCCGGACATGTTCCACTCGCTTCCGCTGACAACGCCTGTGAGCCGCCCCGACGAGGTTAAAGCGGCGAAAGACATTGATTGTAATTTCTTTTTTAAGGGAAGACCCGGGCAATAATTTCTTTATATGGTCTTAAAAGACATATCATTTTCTGATCCGCTAGAAAATATTCTTTTTGATGATGTTCTTTTGCAATTAGCGGAAGAAGGCCGTCAAGGAGAAGCGCTGCGGTTCTGGGAATCAGAGAAATTGTTCAT comes from the Candidatus Omnitrophota bacterium genome and includes:
- the gcvT gene encoding glycine cleavage system aminomethyltransferase GcvT — translated: MLSHVDTPLKQTPLYSAHIDLGAKVVPFAGWQMPVSYPSGILSECQQTRTLASLFDTCHMGEFLVEGDCFQSGLDALVTASINDMPVKTCRYAVTLNDNGGIIDDLIVYRLAPDQWMIVVNAGNIDKDEKHFLSHLKSEKSFKNISPETGKLDIQGPLAREILKDMVKGIEKLNYYSFDHFDVLGERCIVSRTGYTGELGFEIYFPRHKINILWERLLENKNIKPAGLGARDILRVEMGYSLYGQDLDDAILPLEAGLDKFVDLSKDFCGKDGLLKEKQSGIRRKMIYFCSESRRAPRHHHKIFQEDGREIGFVTSGTFSPFLQKGIGFALIDRAIDLKGQPIFFGDEKNKIAAQLAGRPFYKKGTLKI
- the gcvH gene encoding glycine cleavage system protein GcvH: MKHYFYTKEHEWINIDGETAYVGITEYAQSALGDITFVELPKVDSEVEQFERLAAVESVKAASDIFSPMSGKVIEVNTALDSKPELINKSCFENGWIAKIELADEEEKSNLMTAAEYEKFLEGLEE
- the gcvPA gene encoding aminomethyl-transferring glycine dehydrogenase subunit GcvPA — encoded protein: MNPYIANTDEEVKLMLEAVGVKSIDGLFADIKPHHRPKSFNIPQGKSEFEVLEYINHLAKKNADDLTLFIGGGYYDHYTPAAISALISRGEFYTAYTPYQPECSQGTLQALYEYQSCICALTEMEVSNASLYDGGTALYEAMMMALRVTGRNKVIVDGGVSPIYRKIIKTYTSNLNIEFKETPVVHGQSDRSEITKLLDDKTAAVILQNPNFFGAIDDHSDIAQKAHTCGALVIESVYPVSLGILKTPGEMGVDIVTGEGQSLGLSLNFGGPYLGFMATRREFVRKMPGRIVGQTVDSKGRRCFVNTLQAREQHIRREKAMSNICTNVALCATQSLMFMSLLGKQGLKELAQLNLDKAEFARQVIGKIKGVEVKKSSPTFNEFCVFLPQDASKVVAAMIKKGFAAGFPLGRYYPGMENYLLVAVTEKRTKEEIEKFAQNLKDVLWN
- the gcvPB gene encoding aminomethyl-transferring glycine dehydrogenase subunit GcvPB — its product is MELIFEKSVTGHRGFRVSNSDVGVQAHLPAQYLRVKDSQLPEVTELDCVRHFTLLSQLNFSVDTQFYPLGSCTMKYNPKFTEKAASLSGFANLHPLLPQLKGGELFTQGALEVLYEMDILLSEITGMDDFTMQPLAGAHGELTGVMLMAAYHRAKGNKKKYIIIPDSAHGTNPASAAIAGYEIISIPSDKNGLMDIVKLKEKLNADVAGVMLTCPDTLGIFNPDIDKITKMVHDVDGLVYYDGANLNPILGRCRPGDVGFDIMHINLHKTFSTPHGGGGPGSGPVGVKKKISAFLPISRVVKRDDGAFALDYDFPDSIGYIASFYGNFGLILRAFAYILMLGKEGLLETANHAVLNANYIRSKLKQYYHLPFDRICMHECVFSALRQAEKGVHAIDIAKFLIDKGIHPPTVYFPLIVKEAVMIEPTETESKKTMDHFIATMIEAAQLVEKDPDMFHSLPLTTPVSRPDEVKAAKDIDCNFFFKGRPGQ